From a region of the Carassius auratus strain Wakin chromosome 31, ASM336829v1, whole genome shotgun sequence genome:
- the LOC113050394 gene encoding sodium- and chloride-dependent GABA transporter 2-like: MAGSSTSRTGNQQVNQSPEERGQWANKVEFLLTVAGAIIGLGNVWRFPYLCYKNGGGAFFIPYVLYLLTCGIPLFVLETSLGQYTNQGGITCWRKICPLFEGMGYASQMIIVYGSITYIIIIAWAFLYLFSAFSVELPWASCSNLWNTDTCTVLGGKNSSSKWMTPLNASSSVMEFWHHRVLRLSSGIEHLGTVRWDLALILLLVWILVYFCIWKGVKSTGKAVYFTATFPYVMLLILLVRGVTLPGAINGIYYYIYPDLARLADPQVWMDAGTQIFYSYAICLGYLSSLGSYNQYNNDCYRDSFYLCFLNSGTSFLGGFAIFSVLGHMALEQGVDISLVAESGPGLVFIVYPQAVTLLPWSQFWAVCFFIMIILLGLDSQFVGLESIMTSVTDIFPTVLRRGFRREMLLLGICLVCYLMGFFMITEGGLYIIQLFDHYVCSGATLLFLATCQSVAIGWVYGADRFYENLEDMIGYKPWPMMKYCWLYVTPSVCVGTFIFSLVKYSPLKFNNSYVYPWWAYAIGWFLAVSSLSLIPIIMIYKLYKQKGTFWERLQLACTPAEDLPQSQSLSAHHYTLSSCKDREKTPDHH; encoded by the exons ATGGCAGGCTCCTCCACCAGCCGGACAGGGAACCAACAGGTTAATCAAAGTCCTGAAGAGAGAGGCCAATGGGCAAACAAGGTTGAATTTCTGCTAACTGTGGCCGGAGCTATCATTGGGCTCGGAAATGTTTGGAGGTTCCCATATCTTTGTTATAAAAATGGAGGAG GGGCTTTTTTCATTCCATATGTCTTGTACCTTCTTACTTGTGGTATCCCACTTTTTGTGCTTGAGACATCTTTGGGTCAGTACACGAATCAGGGAGGCATCACATGTTGGAGAAAGATCTGTCCTCTTTTTGAAG GAATGGGTTATGCGAGTCAAATGATAATTGTCTATGGCTCAATCACCTACATCATCATCATAGCTTGGGCCTTTCTGTACCTTTTCTCAGCCTTCAGTGTGGAACTGCCCTGGGCCAGCTGCAGCAATCTGTGGAACACAG ATACTTGTACTGTGCTTGGTGGGAAGAATTCTAGTTCAAAGTGGATGACTCCTCTTAATGCCTCTTCCTCTGTGATGGAGTTCTGGCA tcaCAGAGTTTTGCGGCTGTCCAGTGGAATAGAGCATTTGGGCACAGTAAGGTGGGACTTGGCTCTTATTCTGTTACTTGTCTGGATCCTGGTCTACTTCTGCATCTGGAAAGGCGTGAAATCTACTGGGAAG gcAGTCTATTTCACAGCAACATTCCCTTATGTTATGCTCCTGATACTGCTTGTACGAGGGGTCACTCTACCTGGTGCCATAAACGGCATCTACTATTATATATACCCAGACCTGGCACGGCTAGCTGACCCACAG GTATGGATGGACGCTGGTACTCAAATCTTTTACTCTTACGCCATATGTCTTGGATACCTCAGCTCTCTTGGAAGCTACAATCAATATAACAATGACTGTTATAG GGACTCTTTCTACCTCTGCTTTCTGAACAGTGGAACCAGTTTTTTAGGTGGATTTGCTATTTTCTCTGTTCTGGGTCACATGGCACTGGAGCAAGGGGTGGACATATCTCTTGTAGCCGAGTCTG GTCCAGGACTTGTGTTTATAGTGTACCCTCAGGCGGTGACATTGTTGCCGTGGTCTCAGTTCTGGGCTGTGTGTTTCTTTATCATGATCATCCTTTTGGGCTTGGACAGTCAG TTTGTTGGACTGGAGAGCATAATGACGTCAGTGACAGATATCTTTCCCACGGTGTTGAGACGTGGCTTCAGAAGAGAGATGCTACTTTTAGGGATTTGCCTCGTCTGCTACTTGATGGGCTTCTTCATGATCACAGAG GGTGGTCTCTACATCATTCAGTTGTTTGATCATTACGTCTGCAGTGGAGCCACTCTCCTGTTCTTGGCTACATGTCAGTCTGTGGCCATTGGATGGGTATATG GTGCTGACCGATTCTATGAGAACCTAGAAGACATGATTGGCTACAAACCCTGGCCCATGATGAAGTACTGCTGGCTCTATGTCACCCCCTCTGTCTGTGTG GGCACCTTTATCTTCTCTCTGGTCAAGTACAGTCCCTTGAAGTTTAATAACTCATATGTGTATCCATGGTGGGCATACGCTATTGGCTGGTTCCTTGCAGTATCTTCTCTCTCCCTCATCCCCATTATCATGATCTACAAACTCTATAAGCAGAAAGGGACCTTCTGGGAG CGTCTCCAGTTGGCTTGCACTCCAGCAGAGGATCTACCTCAGTCTCAGAGTCTCTCAGCACATCATTATACTCTGTCATCATGTAAAGACAGAGAAAAGACCCCAGACcaccattaa
- the LOC113050404 gene encoding peptidyl-prolyl cis-trans isomerase-like 1: MSGIPPDSWQPPTVSLDTTMGTIVLELYWNHAPKTCKNFAELGRRGYYNNTKFHRIIKDFMVQGGDPTGTGRGGASIYGKQFEDELHPELKFTGAGILAMANAGPDTNGSQYFLSLAPTQWLDGKHTIFGRVCQGIGILNRIGMVETNSQDRPMDDIKILRVNLPN; this comes from the exons ATGTCTGGAATTCCGCCGGATTCTTGGCAACCCCCCACAGTATCGCTGGACACAAC GATGGGAACTATCGTGTTAGAACTGTACTGGAATCATGCGCCAAAAACATGCAAGAATTTTGCAGAGTTGGGCAGAAGAGGATACTACAACAACACCAAGTTCCACCGCATCATCAAAGACTTCATGGTTCAAGGAGGTGATCCAACAGGGACAG GTCGTGGTGGTGCATCTATATATGGCAAGCAGTTTGAAGACGAATTGCATCCAGAGTTAAAATTTACAG gTGCTGGAATTCTCGCAATGGCCAATGCAGGACCAGATACAAATGGAAGCCAGTATTTCCTCTCGCTGGCTCCCACACAGTGGCTGGATGGGAAACACACTATATTTGGACGGGTCTGCCAGGGCATTGGAATTCTTAATCGTATTGGCATGGTTGAAACCAACAGTCAGGACCGCCCTATGGATGACATTAAAATTCTCAGAGTGAATCTACCTAACTAA